One region of Fragaria vesca subsp. vesca linkage group LG4, FraVesHawaii_1.0, whole genome shotgun sequence genomic DNA includes:
- the LOC101304271 gene encoding uncharacterized WD repeat-containing protein C2A9.03-like, with the protein MAFEQPHQFEYMADEGDMSDFVEDVDADADEENHGRDMVLDEYDMLNQVSDTSSAQARKGKDIQGIPWDRLNITREKYRLTRLEQYKNYENIPLSGEAVDKECQLTQKGGNYYEFFHNTRLVKPTILHFQLRNLVWATSKHDVYLMSNYSVMHWSSLSGNLSEVLNFSGHVAPTEKHAGSLLEGFMQTQISTLAVKDNFLVAGGFQGELTCKRLDKEGVSFCTRTTYDDNAITNAVEIYDSLGGGMHFMASNNDCGIREYDMERFQLLNHFRFPWPVNHTSISPDRRLVAVVGDHVDGLLMDSQNGKTIAKVVGHLDYSFASAWHPDGRIFATGNQDKTSRVWDIRNLSSPIAVLKNNLGACRSIRFSSDGQFMIVAEPADFVHIYSTTADYQKRQEIDFFGEISGVSASPDDESLYIGIWDRTYASLLQYNRRHTYGYLDSYF; encoded by the exons ATGGCTTTTGAGCAGCCTCATCAGTTTGAGTATATGGCAGATGAAGGTGACATGTCTGATTTTGTTGAGGATGTTGATGCGGATGCAGATGAAGAAAATCATGGTAGAGATATGGTTCTTGACGAGTACGACATG CTCAACCAGGTGTCAGATACGTCATCTGCTCAAGCACGAAAGGGAAAGGATATTCAGGGTATTCCATGGGATAGGTTAAACATAACAAGGGAAAAGTACAGATTGACGAGGCTTGAACAGTACAAGAATTATGAGAATATCCCTTTATCTGGGGAAGCTGTGGACAAG GAGTGTCAACTAACGCAGAAGGGTGGCAACTATTATGAATTCTTCCACAACACAAGATTGGTTAAACCTACAATCCTTCATTTTCAG CTCAGAAATCTGGTTTGGGCTACTTCGAAACATGACGTCTATCTCATGTCCAATTATTCAGTTATGCATTGGTCTTCTCTATCGGGCAATTTGTCTGAGGTCCTCAATTTTTCAGGACATGTTGCGCCAACTGAG AAACATGCAGGAAGTTTATTGGAGGGTTTTATGCAGACTCAGATTAGCACGCTAGCTGTCAAGGACAATTTCCTTGTTGCTGGAGGTTTCCAAGGAGAGCTTACTTGCAAG CGTCTTGATAAAGAAGGAGTGAGTTTTTGTACCCGAACCACATACGATGACAATGCCATTACAAATGCTGTTGAAATATATGATAGCCTGGG GGGTGGAATGCATTTCATGGCATCCAATAATGATTGTGGTATAAGGGAATATGACATGGAGAGATTTCAGCTTCTGAATCACTTTAGATTCCCCTGGCCAGTGAAT CATACATCAATAAGCCCAGATCGTAGGCTTGTTGCCGTAGTTGGAGATCATGTGGATGGATTGCTTATGGATTCTCAGAATGGAAAG ACTATTGCCAAGGTTGTTGGTCATCTAGATTACTCCTTTGCTTCTGCATGGCATCCTGATGGCCGCATATTTGCCACCGGAAATCAGGACAAGACTTCCCGAGTTTGGGATATAAGAAATCTCTCATCACCCATCGCAGTTCTGAAGAATAACTTGGGTGCTTGTCGGTCTATTCGGTTTTCATCAGATGGTCAGTTTATGATTGTTGCAGAACCTGCAGATTTTGTGCACATATATAGTACAACGGCAGATTACCAAAAACGGCAAGAGATTGATTTCTTTGGGGAGATTTCGGGAGTGTCAGCAAGTCCAGACGATGAATCCTTGTACATAGGAATCTGGGACCGTACGTACGCAAGCTTGTTGCAATATAACAGAAGGCATACATATGGATACCTTGATTCCTATTTTTGA